The DNA region TGCAACAAAGATAAAACCAAATCTTGCCTAAGTATgcaaatcaaattatatactAAGATAGAGCTCTAAGACCACCTTCCAGACGGTAGAGCGGATGCCAGGAGAATCAGGCAAACTTTGGGAAGCAAGACTCCTCAGTTCCTTCATATTGATCACCTTCTTCGATAACTAATCCAAGTTAAAAGAAAGAATCTTGTGATCAAAGATATTTTGTGATTgataaaaccaaatcaaaagaTGAATTGTTGACCTCAGCTGAGAGATGAGCCTGGCGGGAAAAGTCCTCGGCCGAGGAAGGAGCAACAACACTAGAAgaagagtttccatattcgcCAGAGATACTACTGCTACCGTTCCTCCTCGGTCTGGGAGACGGTGACGGAACCGAAGAAGCGGTGGAAGGCGGGGGAGTAACGGAGATCGTATCCGTCTCTTTCTTCATCGAGGACATTTTAGTGGAGGAGGGGGAATTGCGGAGGAGGAGAGCGTCGTCGTTGAGAgatgatggaggaggaggagtagaCCACATGGTGCTGTTCAGCCATTCCGGCACCTTTTTCCTCACCATTTCTTCTTTCTAGGGTTTGATTGATTGAATCGATCAATCGATTGAAACTCGAGAGATATTCGATTTCACAAGTTATCGAGAAGATTAGAATTCGAGCGAGTCGGTGATTGTGGGAATCGAAGTTCGTTaaaatgtgtttctttttgtcttctcggagagagaagaaagaaggaaagagaaagaggaacatattattattttatttatctaaattgCCCCCATATTATTGTTTCTAAACACATTTAAcccttttgtttttatttattcaagTTTCCCCCCTTGTTTGATGAATTGGGAAATGTTGATAGTTGAAATTGAAAACCATAAGATATTTCCTTCTtaacaagaaaaatatgaagCAACAATAACACTATGATTCTGATGGCAGTACCATAATAAAGTGATAATGTATATACAAACAACACACACAAGCTTAAAACCTATTAACCTTGGCGAGTGTCATTTGTTGTATGCCTCACATACAACTCCCATGTGTCCCCTTGTCTTCTTCAATAATACATTTGAAGACTACACGTGTATAAACATCTCATCACCTTCTCTTACATATATGAACATTGGGATTTTCCATttcaaaaacaatacaaaaccTCGGTACAGATTCAAACCGGAGTAGTGGTCTGGACAGTAGTACTAGTTGGAGTTGAATCGTTGAAGAAACAAGAATGACACATGCCAGTAAAATTCATAGTGAGTGCCTTATTGTTATATTTAATAGATGgaaattttattagtttcatCATTTGACACAATaccaaagagaaagaagaagaagacaatgcAACGGTTTAAAGAACACCAAAGAAAGGGTTGTTGATAGCGGAATTGAGCTCTGTTCCAGCTGAGTTGATAACAGCTGAATCTATCTTGTCCCTTGGCAAGAACAAGAACTCTCCTCCTTCCATTTTCTCAAACCCACATAGCTCCATGAACTCTATGCCTCCTCTCAGTGAACCAACCCTCTCCTGTTGCATCCCAAGAACCATCACTTGTAAGATACTGGTACTACCAATGACTGATCAATTAAAAACTATTGTTTGTTTACCTGAAATGTTTGGTTGGTAAGTCTAATTTTTCGGAATTTCTCTTCATCTGGATTCTTGGCGACATTTCCCATATAAGTCAGGAGTGTCTGGAACGCTCTCTTCACTTTAGCATCATCCTCCTGTACCAACAACAAGTCTTTACTGTTTTACTCAAAGTTTTACTTGATCCTCCCACCTAAATTTTTCAGATGAAGACACAGGTTTACGTGAGACCAACAAACTACTGGATATGTATTTACCTTGTGGGCTTGCTTAAGCGACCTCAAGCATTCTCTCATTTGTTCAGTCTTAGTGGCGGGTCTAATAGGCAATGAActctagcaaaaaaaaaaaggtctcTCTAAGCACATAATAGAAGAGGATAAATATAACTTGCTTTTTGAAAACGTTTACCTTCTTCTCCTCCACAACTGGCACTGAGGGTTTTGCAGCAGCCGCAGGATCTTCTGCAGGCAGTCCTAGTTTACGCCTTCTTTCAGCctgttataatttatatatacgaGTCTTCAAGGTTTTATTGAGAAAGAGATATGTAAATGCAAAAGGCATGTAAATCTATCTACCTTGTCTTCTTCAACTTTTTGACGGATCTTTTCCCTAGCccgtctctcttcttctttctcggCTTTACGCAAAAAGATTATACTGAAATACACAACCAATAAGTATTTTTATTCTTGAATAAACAAATACACAAATAAGAGTGGAGCTGACAAGCCTGGCACTATTAAGTAGAAGAAAGCCAACCGTTTTCTTTCGTTATCTTCTTCTATCCGCTTTGCTTCTAGGAGTTCCTTGCCAATCCTAATTCGCTCCTGAACCAAAATACTAACatgttaaaaagataaataacaaAAGAGGCGCTGACAGTTTCAGCCATGGCACAATCAATATCTAACACTATCTATATGCATATCCTTAGGGTATTATACTTTAGATACTTGCACAGAAATTGCAGCCAGTAGAGCAAAAGTTAATTTTAACACAACAGAATAGCCATTGTTGAACCATCATAATATTAAGTATATGTAGATAAAcgcattttataaaaaaaggaTCAAGAGGAAACCTTCTCTCTTTCACGTTCCATCcgtttttcttcctcttctttcttcttccgtGCACGTTCCCTGTGATGTGGAACAGTACAAAAAGAGGATTCAGTTAACCAATAAGGCAATACTAATCGAGGTGTAGACATTTGTCTTGATACTAGTTGAATAAAGAAGGAAAAACATGATAAAAATAGTGATGTCTTAGTCTATGGTGGACGCTACAAAATAAATGAACATGCACTGTAAAAGAGAATACTCATAGTACCTTAGTTCTTGTGCTTTTATCTTGACTTCTTCTGGCGTAAGAGCAGGTTTAGGAGGTCCAGCATTAGAGTTAGCAGGTACCTACGCAAACAGTCAACAACATAAACATTACACTTACAGTAAGAGAAGTAATCTTAAGAACACATATACGCTTAATACAGAATGATATTATATTggttaaaatgaaataaacaatGGAAAAAAGTTGACATAAAAATTGTCATATTCAGGAAAGGCAAACACTTTTCACGCTGAGACAAGAAGTAAATTATCAAGAAGATCAAACAGTTAAGAAAAGACATTCTGCTGAAAACCAAAAGTATTGACAAGACGCCCACCTTTGGCATTTCGTCTACGTCAGGATCATTCTCATGCTCCACCACCCAATTAACCGCAGCCTCGAGACTGGCATTACCTGAAGGAATGAAgttgaaaattacaaaaaatgaaACGGAGAAAGAATATAACAATGTAACAAAAGAACTTCAAGATCTAGATGAGAAAAAGAATAAATCTTCatgtttttacttataaatTAACATGCTTCACTTAGATAAATAGGAGGTATTCTTTCTATTTATCTAAGATATACTGCGTGATATATTTATCTAAGATATACTGGGCATTTTGAAAGATATACTGCGTGATAGTAGCTATATAGATATGGGCATACCTATATATGCGACAGTAGAGGATTGTATGAAGCATAGAAGAAGATCACATCGAGTTTCTATCCTTAATAGAGTGGAGGTGGAGATTGAGAGGATTAAAGAGAACAGATCGCTTGAAGAAGATGTGTCATTATGGAAAACAGAGAAGGGGAAATATAAGAAGAAGTTTTCCACAAAAGAAACTTGGATGTGTATTCGAGAAAGACACTTGCAATGCTATTGGCACCAAGCAGTCTGGTTTAAACACGCCACTCCAAAGTTTTCCTTTATCACCTGGCTAGCTATGCGTGGGAGATTAGCTACGGGGGAGAGGATGCAATACTGGAATGGAAACACTGATGTGAGTTGTATTCTTTGCAGGAATCCTTTGGAGACCTTGAAccatttattttttgagtgtccTTATTCGAGACAAGTGTGGGATGATTTGATGAGAGGGATACTCAAAGATCAACACGCGGTTGGATGGGAGAACATCACTCGCCTGATTACGGGTTCCTCAGTATGGAGTAAAGTGAAGCTCTACATTGTGCGTTACATGTTTCAAGCATCTATCCACACTATATGGAGAGAACGAAATAGGCGCAGACATGGTGAAGTGGCGGTCTCTGCAGAGGTTACAATAAGGAGACTAGAGAAGCATATGCGCAATCAATTTACGGTgataagaagaagaggagaCACAGATTATGAGAGGGGGATGGAAGAATGGTTTAGTAGAGAAACATGAGgagttttttgttttgacattttaagaagtttttcttttattaaacaAAGGATACACTTAGTTGTAACAAAGgtcttttttctttgaataaaatttaacattctattcaaaaaaaaaataaataggagGTATTCAAGAGCTCAGCCACACACGATCAAGCTAAAAACCTCATTTATCAAGCACAACACTCAATCAATAGTGGAAAACGCGAGATCTTTACCAGAATAGTGGAGTGCTCGAGTAGCACGAGCTTTAGGGAAGCCCATCGCTTCAAGTTCCTCGAGAATGTTTTTGTCAACCTCTGGAACAACCATCTCTACTggaaagagatagagagagaccATAAGAAATTACGTTGAAGTCACATTCAGAAACACATATGAATTAGCATTTACAATGTTGTACCTTCAGCAGCAACTCCACTACCACTGGAACCATCGGGGTTGTCAATCTCCACAGCAGCCTTGGGAGCTTCCAAGCTGATGGGTTTCACAGTCTCCATTGTCTTATCCACAAACTCAGTATGCCCTGTCCTTTTCGTATGCAAATCGCTTTCCTTCACATTGTAATGGCAACGAGAAAAGAAATAAGAGATAATCAAAATACAGTAGTCATCAAACTCGTACAAAGTTGCAGAAGCCAAAGCTCCACAGGCAATCAAAACAATGAACTCCAGTAAAAGCGTCAAAGTTCTCAACTTTGTGTGTTCTGATTACgaccaaatcagtggtaaacaCTGAAAAAGAAACtcaatttcatttaaaaaatcaagTCAATACAGATCAACTCCAATCAAATCAAGATCTGCGAGTTAACTTCTAAACCACCACTAACCAACCAAAGCAGACTCAAATtcacaaagaacaaaaaagatAAAAGGAGCGAGTGAAAAAGCGAAAGATCCGTACGGTTTCAGAGCGGCAAGGCTTGCTGCAAGTAGTGCAGACGAGATTGAGCACGGCCTCGGTGGACTCGGCGAAATTGGAGTGAGAGGTGATCTCAGCATGCTCCTGAGCCTCCTCCACTGACTTCAGCAACGCGCCACAATCACCACACTTTAGCGATACTCCTGCCATGCCTCCTCCCGTCAATTATCTCTCTCAGAAACTCCGAAAGTCTTTCCTTTTAGTGGACAAGTCCGTCCGTACGCTCGCTTTTGCTTTTGCTTGCTTGGGGAAAGAGGAAGATGTAGCTAGGTAGGACCGGTTCGATCATATCCACTGCCGGTTCAGTTTTATCGGTTTTGACATCGAAATATAATTGATTCAATCGGTTTAGCTTTCTGTACGTAACAAGTATTGGTTTGGTTAGGTATCATCATTCACTTGAGATCACACTTTAGTTTGATCTCTTTGCTCGTCacagtaaaatatttttatgaaataaatatttggaaacaatatatttttcagaCATGTTTCTGATAATACATATGTAAGGTAACTCCATAACAGTgtagtaaaaaaaacaaaactaatgggTATTTGATCTAATGTGATCTTCAaaacctttttcttcttttcatttttcaGTATAATggaaattaacaaaagaaaaaaaataatcttagtCTTGTGTGAAGAAACGTTCGTAGAACAAGATGTACGCTTCTGAATGCATAACCTTGTCCAACGAAACCTGACGGACATGTGCATCGCTTACGTTATACCACACACTCTCTTTTCCTTTCTGACCTCCTCCTCTAACATAGGCCACATAGTGACCTCCTCTCATCGTCCCTGAATGCTCCACCAATCCCGCCAATCTATAAACTGGCGGAGCTTCTCCGCTGCACCTGATGGAACCACAAGAAACAGTTTCATACCGTTGAGAGACTCGAGTTAAAAAAAATGGATAATATAGAAGAGAGGAGATGATTACCTTGAGTCCATATACTGTCGAAGATCGATGACTTCTTTGAAAGCAACATGACCATTTAACTTACTTAGCCTACCACGCAGGTCTTGGCTGAATCGCTTTAGATGAATGGTTAAGACAGGTGGAAGTTTGTTTATAAGTACTCTTTTAGTTGCATCTCTTTTCACTGTTATCACTTTCTCAGAGTCTTCGCCGCCTTCGTCTTGACTTCCATCGGATTCACTGTCGTTAGCTGAGTTAGAACTCATAGCTTCTCTTCCATTATCATTGACATTACTAGAACCATCACTTGGATCTTGCTTCACAGCAGAACCATCGGCTTCTCCATCTTCAATTTCACTCACCCATCCATTGCTGGTATTGTTGCTTGATCTCGAATCTTCTTTCTTGGAGTTTCTCTTTTCCCTCAACCGTTGGAGTTTCAGGTTCTTTGAGCAGTTCTCGCAGTTCCAAGCGTTGTCGTCCGACAAAACCTCAGGCTTAGTGAAATGAGCCAAGCACCTCTCTACAGACACAGGTGAATCCGAGTCATCGATTTCTTCAGGATCAGACTCGCTGCTGAACGCCATAAAACCAACACCTCCCGAAGAAGCTTCAGCCTTACAAGGAGGTCCAAAAACAACAGGCCCTTCAGTAACCTCAGGCTCATCAAATAAACCGCCTAAACCAACAAAATCATTGTCTTGCGGTTCATGATCACCAGCAACAAATGACGATGATGATGCCTCACCCTCGCCTGGTTTATCATCGTAGGATATGTTTTCTTTGTATGGCATGTACAGAACTTGCGAGTCTGCTACCATCAGAGGAAGCTCTTCCTCATCCCAAGGATTCACCGAGGAAGAACTTTCACCTAAACCAGGATCACCACCAGTGCAACTAGCTTGATTGATTTCAGTAGAAACACCGCTCGTAGCCGTGCATTCATCAGGCTGCGTAGCTTGTACATCTTTTTCATCCAAGATGGTTTCTGCCTTTGCAGATTCGTCATTATCTTGCATCAGCCTCTCTGCGTTACCTTCCAAAGTCTGATCAGCCAACGAAATTGAGGCATTGGAAGGAATATTTGGACCTGGAAGAATTTGATTAGCCTCAGTAGTTGTGATTTTGTCACTAACATTATCTTCCGTATCCACATTCGTCTCATCTCCAAGGGGTTCTGGTCCAATAATATCCAACCAGAAGCTATCGAAAACAGTATCACATTGTGTTACACTTTCTGAGGCCTGCTTATCAACAGAATGAGTCTCTGAGACCGTACCATTATCAATTGGCGCTACACTGGAAGAGGATGCATCTGAATCACCTGTGACAACCGCAGCTTTTCCGGGAGATTTCAGATCCGACAGAGCCTTAGCTGGGAGGACTTTTGAAACTTCACTCACCTTTGACGCATGCTTAGTGACTCTTTTTGGTGGAAGCTTAGCTTTCTTTGCTAGAGAAACGGTTTGCAGCTTTTTAGGAGGGGTTTTCTTGAACGGTACGGGTAAAGAGAGATCCAAGAACGGCTCATAGACTTTTGATGAATGCCCACACTCAATGCAAGAAACGATGCTAGACGTTTCGCCTCCGAATACAGATTCTATGAGAGTAGTAGATTTCTCATCGTTATCAGAAACACCACGCTTCTTTCTCAATGCTGATTCTTCGGTGCTCAAGGAATCTAGCAAACAGCGTAGCAGCTCGTGACTGTCATGCTGGTCGTATCCTCTAAACTGTGGTGCCTTAACACAGAAAGACCCAAAAAAGACTCTAGGGTTTATCACACTCTTTAACCCTGCTTCTGGTTTCGTTTCGGTAAATAATTTTCTGAGGGAAGAAGCAAGTGACCCAACGATACCAGACGCATCCTCCTTTAAAAAGTGATCACGTAACTGATCCAAGGAAAGAAGATTCTGCATTATCGAGTTAAAGAAACATGTGTTCCCAAGGTTAACTAACCCTCGCACAACGTAACCATCTCTTGCTTCTATACCACTACTGGTCACAGCAGCACCTTGTAATTTGATGTCACTAGTGATACTGCCACTTCCTGAGCTCTGCTCTTCGGCATCAGATGGAGCTAAACTGTTCAAAGACCGCTCTTTCATCAGTTTTACAACCTCCACCAACACATCTTTCTTCTCACCGTTCTCTTCTTTTTCAACAGGGAGCAACGACTGGCACGGAAAGCACCATCTTAACTGAGGGTTTTCCCATTGAATCATCAACCGGTGGCGAGTCAATCTAATGTGCCTGACAACATGACTCTGCGCTCCGGTTGGCAGACCAACACCTCCACAGACAAAAGCCCCACATTCCAAACAAACCCAAATAGCCTTTTTGTCAGCTTTTGGCTCAGCagcagcagaagaagaaaaagcatGTTTCCCCTTATTACCCTTTGCTTTAGCTCCTCTCACCCCTTCCTTGCATTCTTGACACTTAATCTGCGGGGAAGACTTGATCCTCTCCAACATTTTATCCAAATTAACACCCTTACCGAAATGAACACAAGCTTGTTTCTCCTTGACTGCTTGAACTGCATCTCCCTCAGCTATTTCCCCGGTCTCACTAGGCTGTTCAGAGACCTTCTTGGAGTgattctccttcgttggggatcGGGAGGCCTTCTTCTTCGCTTTCTTCCCCATGAGTTACTATCCACAACACACTGAAAAATTCAAAAGCCAATAATATAATGGTGAGTGACTCAAGTCATTACATCATCTACATAACCAAATCCAActgcaaacaaaacaaaaaggcaATGAAGCAATGGTGTGAAGCAATGAAGCAATGGTGTGAATAAACCTTCCATTTATCACATGAAACTAACCAACCTAGTGTCAGAT from Raphanus sativus cultivar WK10039 chromosome 8, ASM80110v3, whole genome shotgun sequence includes:
- the LOC108822997 gene encoding ubiquitin carboxyl-terminal hydrolase 2, with product MGKKAKKKASRSPTKENHSKKVSEQPSETGEIAEGDAVQAVKEKQACVHFGKGVNLDKMLERIKSSPQIKCQECKEGVRGAKAKGNKGKHAFSSSAAAEPKADKKAIWVCLECGAFVCGGVGLPTGAQSHVVRHIRLTRHRLMIQWENPQLRWCFPCQSLLPVEKEENGEKKDVLVEVVKLMKERSLNSLAPSDAEEQSSGSGSITSDIKLQGAAVTSSGIEARDGYVVRGLVNLGNTCFFNSIMQNLLSLDQLRDHFLKEDASGIVGSLASSLRKLFTETKPEAGLKSVINPRVFFGSFCVKAPQFRGYDQHDSHELLRCLLDSLSTEESALRKKRGVSDNDEKSTTLIESVFGGETSSIVSCIECGHSSKVYEPFLDLSLPVPFKKTPPKKLQTVSLAKKAKLPPKRVTKHASKVSEVSKVLPAKALSDLKSPGKAAVVTGDSDASSSSVAPIDNGTVSETHSVDKQASESVTQCDTVFDSFWLDIIGPEPLGDETNVDTEDNVSDKITTTEANQILPGPNIPSNASISLADQTLEGNAERLMQDNDESAKAETILDEKDVQATQPDECTATSGVSTEINQASCTGGDPGLGESSSSVNPWDEEELPLMVADSQVLYMPYKENISYDDKPGEGEASSSSFVAGDHEPQDNDFVGLGGLFDEPEVTEGPVVFGPPCKAEASSGGVGFMAFSSESDPEEIDDSDSPVSVERCLAHFTKPEVLSDDNAWNCENCSKNLKLQRLREKRNSKKEDSRSSNNTSNGWVSEIEDGEADGSAVKQDPSDGSSNVNDNGREAMSSNSANDSESDGSQDEGGEDSEKVITVKRDATKRVLINKLPPVLTIHLKRFSQDLRGRLSKLNGHVAFKEVIDLRQYMDSRCSGEAPPVYRLAGLVEHSGTMRGGHYVAYVRGGGQKGKESVWYNVSDAHVRQVSLDKVMHSEAYILFYERFFTQD
- the LOC108818978 gene encoding uncharacterized protein LOC108818978 isoform X2, with the protein product MAGVSLKCGDCGALLKSVEEAQEHAEITSHSNFAESTEAVLNLVCTTCSKPCRSETESDLHTKRTGHTEFVDKTMETVKPISLEAPKAAVEIDNPDGSSGSGVAAEEMVVPEVDKNILEELEAMGFPKARATRALHYSGNASLEAAVNWVVEHENDPDVDEMPKVPANSNAGPPKPALTPEEVKIKAQELRERARKKKEEEEKRMEREREKERIRIGKELLEAKRIEEDNERKRIIFLRKAEKEEERRAREKIRQKVEEDKAERRRKLGLPAEDPAAAAKPSVPVVEEKKSSLPIRPATKTEQMRECLRSLKQAHKEDDAKVKRAFQTLLTYMGNVAKNPDEEKFRKIRLTNQTFQERVGSLRGGIEFMELCGFEKMEGGEFLFLPRDKIDSAVINSAGTELNSAINNPFFGVL
- the LOC108818978 gene encoding uncharacterized protein LOC108818978 isoform X1, which codes for MAGVSLKCGDCGALLKSVEEAQEHAEITSHSNFAESTEAVLNLVCTTCSKPCRSETESDLHTKRTGHTEFVDKTMETVKPISLEAPKAAVEIDNPDGSSGSGVAAEVEMVVPEVDKNILEELEAMGFPKARATRALHYSGNASLEAAVNWVVEHENDPDVDEMPKVPANSNAGPPKPALTPEEVKIKAQELRERARKKKEEEEKRMEREREKERIRIGKELLEAKRIEEDNERKRIIFLRKAEKEEERRAREKIRQKVEEDKAERRRKLGLPAEDPAAAAKPSVPVVEEKKSSLPIRPATKTEQMRECLRSLKQAHKEDDAKVKRAFQTLLTYMGNVAKNPDEEKFRKIRLTNQTFQERVGSLRGGIEFMELCGFEKMEGGEFLFLPRDKIDSAVINSAGTELNSAINNPFFGVL